From one Solea solea chromosome 15, fSolSol10.1, whole genome shotgun sequence genomic stretch:
- the ly6pge gene encoding lymphocyte antigen 6 family member pge, translated as MRAVQYCLLLLIALVLLPNNSEALRCFTCMGSNNEDCNQQGSKSCPSYSDACAVVLGHDSGVMKSCSYKSFCSQANSQGYRAPGVRVHCCYSDDCNVTSFASRRTGLSSLLLFLPLLSLCFLK; from the exons ATGAGAGCTGTCCAATACTGTCTGCTGCTCCTCATTGCCCTGGTCCTGCTACCAAACAACA GTGAGGCTCTGCGGTGTTTCACCTGCATGGGCTCCAATAACGAAGACTGCAACCAGCAAGGCTCAAAATCCTGTCCCAGTTACTCTGATGCCTGTGCTGTGGTGTTGGGCCATGACA GTGGAGTGATGAAGTCGTGCTCCTACAAGTCATTCTGCAGTCAGGCTAACAGCCAGGGCTACAGAGCGCCGggggtcagagttcactgctGCTACAGTGACGACTGCAATGTGACGAGCTTCGCCTCCCGGCGGACGGGCCTcagctctctgctgctgtttctgcctcTGCTGTCCCTCTGCTTTCTCAAGTAG